In Ignavibacteria bacterium, the genomic window TCATTTTCCATCACAAGTACAGCACCAATTCCTTTTTCACTCATTAGTTTCAATGCTTCGAAAACAGTTTCATTTTGCGAAATAGAATGAACCTTGTTAC contains:
- a CDS encoding CBS domain-containing protein yields the protein MLSVKNILEKKGNKVHSISQNETVFEALKLMSEKGIGAVLVMEN